One Terriglobia bacterium genomic window, GGCATGGCACACACACTACCGGGACGGCATGCGGGCCCAAGGCGCCCGCGGGGCCCATTCCGCGCTACGGGATTGCACACCAGGCGCAAATTTTCGTCGGGAAGGTGCTCAGCAACTCCGGGGGCGGGACCCAAGCGCAGGTTCTGGCCGGCATGAATTGGGCCGTTGTCAACAAGTGCGTGGCGATCTCGATGTCACTGGGTGCGCCTATCCCACCGCAAGCGTCCTACACGGCAGCGGGTGCGGCGGCGCTGGCTAAGAGCTGCCTTATTATCGCAGCCTCGGGAAATGACAGCGTCCGGCCCGGTATCATCAAACCGGCAGGGGCGCCTGCCAACTCCCCTACGATAATGTCCGTAGCCGCGCTGGATTCCTCTCTTCGCGTGGCGCCATTCTCGAATGGCGGCAAAGTGGACATCGCAGCGCCGGGCGTCAACGTGTTCTCGTCGTGGCCAAGACCCGCATTGCACAAGACCATTTCGGGAACCAGCATGGCGACGCCTCATGTCTCCGGGTGCGCTGCACTTTGGGCACAAACCAGCCCTGGGCTTCGCGGTGCTGCGCTTCGCGCCAAATTGCAGGCAGCGGCCAGACACTTGCCGTTGCCGGCGAGCGACGTTGGCGCCGGCCTGGTGCAAGCGCCTTAGCTCGAAAAAATTGCGCCGGGCTTCAGGCCATGGGCCACCCGCGCAATCTATTCGCAGAAGAGTACACTGGTACCAGAGAGAGTGAGCTATGGTTGCCGAGAAAAAAAAAGCGTTGGTAGTGACGGTCTCAGGAGACCGCCCCATTCATGAAGTGGCGAAGGATCTTAGAACCGAAGGGTTTGACGTGAAGCAGGTGTTGGAGGCCATTGGCTCCATCACCGGTGCCGCACACCCCAAGGCAGTAAACAAGCTGCGGGCCGTGCGGGGTGTCGCAGACATCTCCGAGGACCAACCAGTGAATATCGGCCCTCCCGATGCACCGGTTTCATAACTGCTTCCTTATGTTCAATAGTTGCGTAGTGTGAATTCCGGAAGATGTCTTTCCGGTTTTACGCAAGATCAGAAAGGAATTGTATGCCTTTTGTCGTCCAAAAACATGACGCTCATTTGGCGGCGATCAAGGTCCTAGAGGAGGGAACAAGAGAGCGCAATCTCGACGTCACACTCGAAATGGTGCCTCGGAATTGCCGCCTTGCGCCTCCCTACCATAAGGTCTCTATTCCAAAGTTCTCTATCCAGGATGAAATCATCGCCTATGCTTCGCCAGATTCGACTTTTGCTGTCACCAAAAAGCTTATTGACTCGGCAAAGAAGACGATCCTGATCGGCATTTATGATTTCACCGCAACCTACGTCGCAACTCTGCTGAAGGATGCGATAGCGCGTGGCGTCAAGGTCACGCTCATGCTGGACACCGATCACGTGAGCGACGAAGATGCCATCTTTACGAACCTTGCTGACCTGGGCGCCCAATGCGTGCCTGCTCCCTCGTGCGCGAGCAAAAAGATTCATGTCTTCCGGTCATCCCACGAAAAAGTGATCATCATTGACGGCTCACTGTGCATGGTTCAAAGCGGCAACTTCAGCAACAACAGCATTCCACTGAACGTCTCCGATGGGCGTGACGACGGCCACTTCCGCACTGGCAACCGCGACATGGGTGTGGCTGTGCGTTCCAGGAAGCTGGCTGACTTCCTGACCCAGATTTTGAATCGTGACATGAGCCTGGAGCTTAAAGCTGAGGCTGGTGTGGAAGCCGAGGCTGCCCCTCCCGCACCAATTCTGGTTGAAGCGGCTCCCACTCGAAGGCCATCCAAATTGTTTCCGAGTAAGACATTCAAGCTCGCGGCCCCACTCACCGTTCAGCCAATTCTGAGCCCCGACAACTATATTCAGGTACTGCCGGGTATTCTGCGGCAAGCCAAGAAATCCGTCTTGATCCAGCAACAATATATCCATAGCCTCGATACGCCGGTTGCGGAGCTTATGCAGGCCATTGCCGAAGCGCGCAAAGCGAACGCCAAGCTTGACGTTCGTATCCTGCTGGGCAAGTTGTTCGACGACAAGGCATTGCAACAGGAGAAAAAAAACCTCGCAAACATTGCCGCCTTGTACAAATTGAAAATTGGCACAAACATCCGTTACGTGGACACAACACGCCTGGTCCACTGCCACAACAAACTGATCCTGGTGGACGGCGTCACGGTGCTGGTAAGCTCGCAAAACTGGTCAAATGCAGCGATCAACGACAACCGGGAGGCAGGCCTGTTGTTCGGCCACAAAGGCGTGGCGACGTATTTCACCAACATTTTCGAAACGGACTGGTCTGTGGGCGTGAAGAAGCTTCCCGACCACATCAGTTCCGGAGGCGTATCAACGGAGATGGTGGGCCGTGGTGGCTTCGTCGAAGTGGCTGCGGCGGACTATCAAGAAGTTTAGTATCTTGCGCCTGCTGATCGGCGGTCACGCTTGTACAACTTCAAAATGACTCCCTTCGCGCCAATCGGCCGGTAAACCCTTCTCTATGCCGCCGTAGAAACGTCGCCCGCGGCGCGCGGCTGACGTTGAATGACTTCGACATTTATCATTCCTGCTTGATCCCCTTGCTGTCGAACATGACGATATTGGAGCCGGTATTCATGCACTAGCACGCTCAAGTGCAGGAAAAATCAGGTGGTAGTAGAAGAGAGGTGGTAGCCCAAACGGTTGCCAATTGGAACCAGACTGTGAGCTGGCTGCAAGAAATGGACCTACTGAGGCGAGCCGGGTCATTTCGCGCGGCCTAGCCCATAATTAGGAGCACACAGACACCCCCAAGCAAATACAGCCTCTGGTCGATCCAAGATTTCCCAGAGGGCATCCGATAAGGCGCTAGATCTTCTCCGATCAGTTCCAGCGAGACCCCGCAGGTATACGCCTGCGGGGTTTCGCTTTGCTGCGGAATGATTGAAGACCCGATTGCCTGTGTTCGCCACATTCTCCCAAATCCAATTAAGGCCTATCTAAGACGATGACTCAATCTGATGACCATGAACCCAGCCACACCTCGAGCAACCATCAACAGAGGCTCAAAACGTGCCGCCCGAATGAACTCCGTCCCCATCCGGCTTACGTTCGGCACCATCTCTCTGTTTCGGCAACCAAACTGTCCAAAGTCGCAGAGCAAGGAGAGCGTGCCTTACGAGAGCCCCTCTTCATCACGCAGGACCATCTGATTCTTGACGGGTATGCCCGCTGGGAACTCGCTCGTCAACAAGGAGATGGCGCGCTCCCGTGTGTCCAGTTCGAGCTTTCCGAAGCCGAAGCTCTGCTCTGGTTACTGCACAAACATCGCCGGGCGGATGGGCTAAACGCATTCAGCAGGATTCTTCTCGCGTTGGACCTGGAACCTTGGCTGAAAGAAAAGGCACGTTCAAATCAGCAGGCCGGCGGCCAAAACAAGGGTTCGTCAAAATTGACAGAAGCTGAAAGACTGGATGTGCGGTCCGAAATCGCGCTAGCCGCAGGTGTATCGGTTGGTAACCTGAGCAAGGCCAAGCGGCTCAGAAGTTCGGCGATCTCGGAACTCCTAGACGCGCTACGCAGCGGGGAGATCAGTATTCACCGGGCATGGACATGGAGCCAAGCCGCGCCAGCTGACCAGCGCGAGGCATTGTGGTGTTACAGGAACGAGAGAGGTGTAAACAAAGAGATTAGGGCCCTCATATCGAAACATCGCGCAAAAAGCTCACCAAAATCATTCAATCTGATTGATCTGCTAAGAGCTTTGCCTGGTCTTGAAGCCGAGGAACTCGCATCGGTTAGCGTGAAACTGCTTCGTGCTCATGGAAAGACTATTTTTATCACCGAAGAATTGCTCCGCATCCTGGCTTCCCAGGGAGGAGTCCTTGCGCTACAGTGAGCCTCTGAAACTCATACTCGAAAGCACCCGGGACATCTGGAATCACCCCGAAACTCGGCCAGCAGTTCGCGAGAACTTCCTGAAGGTAATTCGTTGCCGAACCGCGACCCTGGGCGCAGAAATCTACGCTTCCGAGAGTGAACAGAAATACGTTTATCACTCATGCAAGTCGAGATCGTGCCCAAGCTGCGGGCATCGGGCCACCGTTCTGTGGCAAAGGGAACAGTGGGCCGCCCTACCCGATATTCCGTATGTGGGCATCTGTCTGACCATGCCCAATGTTCTGTGGCCACTCTTCCAGCAAAATCGGCATCTTCTGCACGACCTGCCGGCCCTCGGAGCCGCGGTAATTCAGCAATGGGTGAAGGCTAGGTATGGTGCTCGCGTGATGATTATGGTCGTGCCTCATACGTTCGGGCGCCATCTTACCTTCAACGCACATCTTCATATTCTTGTCTCCGCAGGGGGTCTCAGAGAATCGGAGAGCCGATGGATCCCCGGCATGCACTTCAATGACCGCGCTCTCATGCACATGTGGCGATATGCCGTCATAACGTACCTCCGCGAAGCGCTGAGAACAAAGGTCCTCACAGTCGGTACTGAAACCGCGGCACTCAAGGCATTCTTCATTAAACAGTACGAACGCTGGTGGAGCATCGACATCGCTCACTTCAGATCCAAGTCGCAATTTTTGCGCTACGCTGGCCGGTATGCACGACGACCACCGATCGCACAGCATCGTTTCCTTGAGATCACGAATCGAGAAGTAGTGTTTTGGACGAAAGATCTCAGAGAGAAACGGCACGTTGAGACCCGGTATTTGATTGAGGATTTTGTTGCGGCTCTTGCCGACCACGTACCGGACCGCTATCGGCACGCGATTCGGTATTTTGGTTTGCTGGCTCCTGGTTCAAAGAGCAGGACATCTGCTGCGCTGTTTCTGCGCATAGGCCAAGAAAAGCGTTGCCGCCCAAAGCGATTAAGATGGAGAAACTCGCTCCGAAAGGATTTCGGAATAGATCCTCTCGTAGACACTCAGGGCCAAACCATGCATTGGATTGGCCAGCGCGCCCCGATCTCATAGGCATTCCTGCTGACTTCTTGGGTTCCACCCTCCATGTGGTCGGAAACCACCCAACCTCGTTTTGGATCAACGGACCATTGGGTCCCCTGGCGCAACTACTCCCAGATTTTTTTCGCAGTTTCTTGGCTACTTTCTCCACGTCGCGGTTCCTGGACGCCTTTTTTCATAAGGTTCGAGCCGCGCCGATCTCCCATCCCCTTCTTGGCTCAGAAATGGATTTTTGTTTCTCCTATACATTGAAAATTCTCGGGTGGCTTGCCTTGTCGCGTAGCCGAACTCCATCCGCATCCGAACCAATGCTCGGCATCACCTGGCGGTTCCGGCCCATGGATCGATGCACAATCCTGATGGCCCCGGCACTCCTTCCCCCTTCGACCGCCCGGGCAATCTACGTCGTCTTAGACTTTGCCATTGTCTATGATGGCATATACAATCACCATTCGGCCACGGTGTCAAAGGAAAACTTGAGGAACTGAATATCGTGATCGACATGCGGAAGAGATACCCAGGCACCGGCGCCACGGAGTGCCCGATCTGCAACGCCCGCCAGCACGCAAACACCACTGAGGTCTACATAATCAGCGACGGAGAGGATAGGCATTTCTTCAACGTTGATAAGGCCAAGACCATCGCCTCGGATGGCAGGCCCTCAGTTCCCATTGACGAATGGACCATCCGTAGAATCGTGTCTTTGAATGACTATGCCCCAATCCATCTCGCCCACGTTGATCCGGACAAGCCCGGCATCATCGTGCAGAGATTCGGAGGCTTGGTTTTGCTTGACGGCATCCATCGGGCAGTCCGCAGCCTTCAGGACGGCAGGACCTTTCATGCCTACATGCTGAACTATCAGGAATCATTGGCCTGCCTGATTCGCCAGGAAATTGCCTCCCATGACGCGCGTTTCATCGTGGCAAAGCTACGGAAGGTCCTGACCACAGCGCCGAGTTTCGATTCCATCGAAGCTGAACTTGAGTGCACTGCAGAAGTGTTAACTCAGGTGCGACGCATGCTGACGCGGGAAGAGAAACAGCGCTTCATCTTGAAGGCCGTGCCTCCACGACGGCATGGCAAATGAGGCGCGCGTACAAGAGAACGTGGCGGAAACAAGGAAAGGGAGCCCCGATTGTGGGAAAGCCCTGAATAAGTAGCACTGAGGCGAGCTCTAACAGATTTCAGCAATTCATTCCGAAAATCGACAAAGCAAACCCTAAAGCGCTTCGAGTAACCGATCATAGTAGTCGCCACCACAAAGCTCGGCCAACTTGAGTGCAGCTTCCTTGATTTTGTCGTAAGAGGCGAGCAGGTCGAAGTCGTCGATTTTTCTCAAGGGAGAGATGCGAGGGACTCGGACGAAGGGCAGCAAAACGAGTTTGAACTGCCACATATGCAATTGCATTTGGATCGCCGATGCGCAGATACGAAATTCAGCACATGCGACCACCAGAGCATCTGCGACCGCCCCGACTTCCTCGTTGAGTGTCTTGCGTGCTTTGCTTAGTTCAGTGTCGCCCCAGCCCTGCCAGACGGTCGCATTGGGTTTCTGTGGCCAATATACTCGTCGGCCAGACGGATGCGGTTTAACTGCTCATTGCGAAATTGTCTTTGAGTCAGATTGAGTGAAAGGGATCTTTCCAGTGCGGCGTCCATCAGTTCCGCAAGTATAGCCGCACCGTCAGGACGAAGGTAAGGGACCACTTGATTGAAGCTGCGATGAGAAAAACGAGTCAGAAACAGGCGAAGAACGGAAAGAATGAAAAGCGCGACGAGGGTGGCGATAACTCCGAAAATCATTTGAGCTTTTCCACAATCTTGTTGAGCATCATCGTGTCCTGTCGAATCTCCTCGGCTACTTGTCGCATGGTGGCAGTCGAAATCCATTTCGGTTCCGGCTCGGGCCGCAAGAAGGTATCCAGCCAGACGGCGATCGCCAACAGGTATGCCACAGGAGAGGCATAATTCGACACGATAGCAAATTTGGTTACGAATTCAGAACGCGTCCAGTATGCAATGGCGCTTCCCACGCCTGAGATCGCAAACCCGAGGATGATGCCAAGAGGCGCAAACCGCCAGCGCAAGTGAAAGCTTCGCGCAATCGAGGTGAAAAGGCAGAACAGCCCAGCCTGGATGAAATTAACACTAATCCCGAGGAGAAGAATCATCCGGATGGGTGGATGGATTTTCGCTTGCCGGTGGTAGCCTAAAAGCCAGAACACAAGCACAAATATGAGGCCTATTACCGTGGGAAACAACAGTCGGAACCAGCGGAACTGCGCATAAAAGCCTAAAAACACCCGGCGGAAGACCTCGCGTAGAGCGAGAACGGCAAAGAGCGCAAGACCTGCCTCATTGATCCAAAAAACGATGAAGTACGCCGAATAATGAGAGCTGACCGCCAATAGCGTCGCTGTGGCGACCACAGAATATCCGGTATATGCAAAGAAAAACGGGAACTGCCAGAACACACGCCGTCGGAATATCAGGAAGAAGAGAAATCCTTGGAGGATCAAAGATGCTGCGAGCAGAATCAGGTTGGCGACGCCCATATGTGAGGGGGCCAGAGTAACCCAGCCCCCGACAGTTTACAAAGCAGAAGCTACCTCGTTAGAGCAACGGAGCACGCTTTGGGGTAACAGTAAGGTGGAATGCCAGGTCCTCCAGCCAGCACCGGAGCCGAGCCGCAAGCCACAAGAAGAAGTAACGCTACAATGATCCTCACTATGGTCTTTTGCATCTTCAGTTTTCTCCTTTCGCGGAATAGGTCCGCGAACGTGTAATTCATTCACAAAAAAGAGGATAGCTGGTTTCAGTCGGTCGGCAGAGAGAATCCCACGAGGACAGAGTTTCGCACCATTCTTCGTGCAATGAGGCACGGCGATTGACTTGTCTATGATGCTGTGGCAACATCCGCAACTGACCAGCCATCCCCTGGCGCTTATGAGCAACTGGAAACGAAAGAAGGGCCTCCACAAAGGCGGGGACTCAGCGGATATCGTCATCACCAAGTACACGGTCACTGTGGACACGGCCAAGGCAATTAAGAAGGCAGCACCCACCTATGGATCGCAGGGCCGGGCCTTGCAAGTGGCGACGGAGATGCTGATCCGCATGGAGAATCCGCCCGAGCCGGACCCCGCGCCGGAGCCGTTACGTGATGTTGTCCGTGTGAGCATGCGCTTGCGCAAGCGGACTTACCAATTGATCCGAAAGCTCTCGGAGATGAAATACGACCACGATACCGGCAAGGTAATCGCCGCTTGCGTGAAGGTTCTCAAAATGAAGAAGATCAAGTTGTAATCGGAAGAGAAGGTAACTAAGCGCGATTGACCGCGCCGCGCGGCATGCTGTCCGGAAAGTGCGTCGCGCGCAAGATCCCCGGCAACTAAACCACAAAGGGGAGACTCCCATGAACCGTCTCGCGAGACTCTCAGGCTGGTCCTAGCCGCGTGCCTGCTGCTAATTGGCGTACAAGTACACGTGCTTTCCAGTGTCTTCGTCGACAGATTTGTTTAGCCTACATCGCGATGCTTACGCATCGCCAGGCGTAGTTTTTCCGTGACAGGCCCTTCGCTCTTATCGAGGCCACCCGCCCACCCGTCCCCGCCCTACTCTGTAACCCTCATCTTGATCTGAGCGCCATCGGGCATGTCTTTGATTTGATAGGCAAAGTTGCCTTTGTAAATCATGTCCTGCATGCTCTCACGCGATGAAGTTCTCTTAAGGCCGGGTTTGCCTTAACAATGAACGGATATACGGGACAAAGGTGCTCTGACGGCTCCAATTGCTTGCCTTTGCCGCGCCAGGTGTTATAAAGCATCAACTGCAATGTATCCACAGGGTCTTCAAGGATGATCGACAGCCATTGCGAAAACGAATCCGCGAAGGGCGTGGTCTGCCCGCTCTCAACCTCGAAATAGACAATGCTGCCATCATCAAAAGCGAACGCTGAAGTCCGCCGTGTCCCACGTGGTGGAATACGTCGCGGTGTAGTCGCCGGCTTCGCCCGCCGTCTTGGCGGTGAGCGTGATCTGCGTCCCGCTGGCCGAGGCCGTCACCACCGCGGCCCCGTCGGCGTTGATGGCGTTGGCCAGATGCAGCGCGACCGAACTGGCGGTGTCGCCTTGCTGGTACGGTGCCGACGTGGTGTGCCCGCTGACCGTCACCGAAACCGTGCCTGAGTCATAGACGGTCTCAGGAGTCTGGTCGCAAATCTGGCGCGGCGGACACGGCGGCGCTGGAATGATCACCACCTGCTCGCTGCCGCCGATGCTCACGATCGCCGTGGCCGAGGTGGACATGGTGCTGGTATCGGTGGCCGCCGGAGCCGATGCGTCGCCGGGCTCTTCCACTTCGTACAAACGTCCCAGCGCGTCCGCGCACGTCCGCCGCGCCTTGCCCGCTTCATCTTCCGCCAGCGTGAACGGTTGTCCCGGCGACGCTCAGCAGTTTCGCGAAAACGTGCGGATGGCCCTCCCCCTCCCAGTTCATCCCAATATCTAAAAGGGTTACGCGACTCATCCCAATTTGGCGTGGGTTTGAGCGACTTCTGACTCTGGCTCTTTCCGATTCGCGTGCGATTGGTTGGCGACGAAGTGCGAGCTCGGCACCCCCCTGCTCCATGCCTTCAACTAGGATTCTAAAGTTGAGCCCCCCTGTCCATCTGCCTTCAACTAGGATTCTAAAGGGTTTACTTCAAAGCATCCCCAGCCTATCCCCGGCGATTCCGATAGTTGAGCTTTTCCAAGAGCGTTTCCGAGCGCCTGGGCGACCGGTCTTCGAGTGCACCTCGACCAAAGCCAATGAGCTTGTTGTCAATTCCCATATCCGGGAGTCTGGCCAAAGGCTAACGGCTAAGTGCTAGAGCGTAATTTCGCTTTATTTTATCATTTGTTCGCCTAAGTCTGGACCGAGAAAAAGGACATCGTCCAACAATCCGCAACTCGGCGTGCGCGGCTCGCCTGTCGGGGTGGAGGGTCTTCGTCGGCAGACTTGTTTGACCAACATTGCGATGCTTTCGCATCGCCAAGAATAGTTTTTCCTTGACAGTAGGGCTTTCGGTCTTATCGAGGCTCACCCCTTATGCATTTCTGATGTAACGTGACTTCTCCCCACCGAAAGCCAATATTAGCTTCCCGTCTGCTGTAAATTCATATGCAGTTCGTTCAGATCTCGGTGCTGAGGGCTGATCCGTAACGATGAATCCTGGCTCTATGCGAAATGTCAAACGGGCGACCTCATCTCGATCAACCGTATGTGTAATGTAGATTAGAGATTTATCCTCACCAAATTTTAGCGTCACACTGCCGTACGCAAGCCTCCCTGCACGGTCCGTCGGGTCTGACCGCCACGTTCCGATCAATTTGTCCAATTCCGCATTCATCACTCGCCTCTAATCCTTAGGCTTCCGAACGACATTTACCGGATACCCGTGTTTCTTTAGATAGTTGTCCTTTGCACGCTGGCTAGGCCGATAGCGAGAGTTTCCTGTTTTCGTCTCAACCCCGCTCGCCTTTCCACTATGCTTTACTTCGATGTCCATCCGTCGGGTTCCAAAGGGAGTTTTCTTAGTAACCTCGGTCTTAACATCTTTTCCAGCAGCCTTTAGCGCATCCGCGACTTCATCTCGGTAGGCGTCTCCTTTTGCTTTGTTTTCCTGTACGGTGCTCCCGCCTCCCTTCTTGGCACCACCTGCGGCAGCGGTTGCGGGCTCTGCCTGTGGTTTTGACTCCTCAGTTTGTGTTTGCCCTTGGGTCTGCGTTTGCCCTGGTCCTTGAGAGCTTGACGCCGAGTATACATACATATCGCCGTATGGACCGAAGGAGCCATCTTCTGGCGCTTGAGCCGGATGAGTTGCGGCAAACCATGTTGCGGCGACTACCGGGGCCCCAAATACGACTACTGGCACCAAAGGAGAAACTGGTTCAGCCGCGTCGATTAGCGCCCAGTCAGCTGGCGTCGGCTCCGGCAGCGTCCTCACTGGCGGGTCACCATGGCCGTCAAGATCGACCTTCACCGTCGGAATATTCCTTACATAGCCGTACAGATTAAACGACTGCGGGTCCCCAAAATCCGCATACGGCACCGGAACCGGCGTAGCAGACCAATCGGCACTGATCCAGCGTCCCAACCCGTTCGAGTAATACCTCGCTCCGAAATAGTCGAGCCCGGATTCCGAATCTCGTTCTTTTCCGGTGAACTTGTAATGATTCGAGTCGCTGGCGACGAACTGCAACTCACCGCCCCAGGGGTAATAGTCCGATTCGGCCTTGATCACACCCGCCGCATCGGTAACCACCGACGCGGTCTTCAGGTGGTCAGAGAAGTAGTAGAACACTCCCGTCGGCGCGACCAAGTCGCGGCGGGCCACGCGCTCGCCTGCAAAGAACACGTACTCGCTCTTCAGGGTCCCCGCCTGGTCTGACTCCGCCACGATCCCCGGCGCCATGTACCAGTACAGTGTCCCCGCCGACGCCCCCGTGCCGTTCGACTTCTTCACGGTCAAAGGTGTAATCCAGACCGGCCGTGGCGTCGTGCGTCATGTTGCCGGCGCCGTCATACAGGTAGTCCGGTGCACTAGTAGCGTGAATCCAGTTGTGACCGTCTGCCGTCAGCACC contains:
- a CDS encoding transposase, with the protein product MRYSEPLKLILESTRDIWNHPETRPAVRENFLKVIRCRTATLGAEIYASESEQKYVYHSCKSRSCPSCGHRATVLWQREQWAALPDIPYVGICLTMPNVLWPLFQQNRHLLHDLPALGAAVIQQWVKARYGARVMIMVVPHTFGRHLTFNAHLHILVSAGGLRESESRWIPGMHFNDRALMHMWRYAVITYLREALRTKVLTVGTETAALKAFFIKQYERWWSIDIAHFRSKSQFLRYAGRYARRPPIAQHRFLEITNREVVFWTKDLREKRHVETRYLIEDFVAALADHVPDRYRHAIRYFGLLAPGSKSRTSAALFLRIGQEKRCRPKRLRWRNSLRKDFGIDPLVDTQGQTMHWIGQRAPIS
- a CDS encoding RHS repeat-associated core domain-containing protein — translated: MAPGIVAESDQAGTLKSEYVFFAGERVARRDLVAPTGVFYYFSDHLKTASVVTDAAGVIKAESDYYPWGGELQFVASDSNHYKFTGKERDSESGLDYFGARYYSNGLGRWISADWSATPVPVPYADFGDPQSFNLYGYVRNIPTVKVDLDGHGDPPVRTLPEPTPADWALIDAAEPVSPLVPVVVFGAPVVAATWFAATHPAQAPEDGSFGPYGDMYVYSASSSQGPGQTQTQGQTQTEESKPQAEPATAAAGGAKKGGGSTVQENKAKGDAYRDEVADALKAAGKDVKTEVTKKTPFGTRRMDIEVKHSGKASGVETKTGNSRYRPSQRAKDNYLKKHGYPVNVVRKPKD